The Muntiacus reevesi chromosome 15, mMunRee1.1, whole genome shotgun sequence region TGGTAGCAGGGCCGTCTGCTGTCGCCTGAATCCTGAATCCGTCTCCTTGCTCTGCAGCAGGTTCCCAGGGCCTGGGCTGAAAGATGCTGGTGTCAGTGAGAAGCGCAAGGGTCCACCCAGTCCCACACGTGCAGAGAGGCATCACTGGCTGCCGATAACACAGTCCTTGGTTTGTAGGGGTGCCAGGTGTGGGTGGTGACCAGCGGGGCAGGGTCCATCCCACTGTCGTCTAGGAAGATGTGACCTCTGTGAGTGAAGAGAGGTTCTACTTGGCGCCCCACTCCAGCCCAAGATGTGACATCATAGACCTGGACCGTCCCATCGAACCCTGAGGAAGAACAAGGGAAGACAGTGTTGACGCTGTATGTCTAAAACGGTCTTTATAATTTGCTCTGTGGAACCAAAACAGGCTGGAGGGTGAGGAATCAGACAGTAATGAGGTACTTAAAGACCAACCGAAGGGCATGTGACATGTGACGTCAACAGCAGCTAATGACGTCACAGAGCACATACTGATGAGCATGTGTGGTCTGTCTATCATGTGCCAGGCCCGAGGCTAACGCTGCATTCTCTCTCTTTTACCCCTCATGATTATATGAAGTAggtagtactttttttttttaagtttatgtatttagtttcagcatgtgggatccaattccctgaccagggatcaaacccaggccccctacattgggagcaaggaatcttagccactggaccaccagggaagttcccatgaGATAGGTTATTATTATCTTCCCCAAGAAACTGAGGGTAAAGAGACTTTTCAAACCTTTTCTGCTAACCCCCAGTTCTAATCCCTCCACATGTGGGTCCCTCCCTGCAGACGGCCTTGTCTCCTACCTGATGGGGGAAACAGAGAAGCCTACAGAGAGAGAAATACCCCAGAGACGCCTACAGAGAGAATTACCCCCGCCTGGCTCATGTCTCCTGCTCTTTCTGGATCCGGTTGTTATCAATGAGTCTCTCCTGCTCCCTCAATTATTTTCAGCCTCTCCCTGCTCAGAGGATTCTTCCGTGGGCTTTAAGATACCTCATTACACACCCTCACTCAGCTAGATGCTGCCAGGCCAGACCCAGGAGTCTGCTGACCTCACTGGCTTTCTGTAATTCTAAAAGCGAGTTGCCTGAGAGGCACCTCAGATCCTGTCACCTCTCCCTGGTTAAGCCCATGGCTGTTCTGGTGCTGTACCACCTGCAGGCTTCTGGACCAACCTCAGAACTGAGttcctgctgggacaggaaaggccCGCTACCCACGTGTGAAGTTTGGTAGCCAGGATGAGGAAGGGCCATCCCTCATGAACCTGGAGAACTAGGAGCTTTTCTGTGACAACTGTACCTTCTGGGGCCAGATTTACTATGGGGCTGTGGGCTCCCTCCTGAGTACCTGAGAGTCCTCTGGGAGAGAGATGAAGTGACAAAGTCCTCTCAGCAGTACCTGAAATGGCCAAGCAGTTGTCCAGGCCAGGGGCCCAAGTCACTCGCAGCAGCTCTGGCTCAGGGCTGGGTGTGGACACAGGGCACTGGACTGAGCTCACAGGCTGGCAGAGATCCCGGGGGTCGAGAAGACAGAGCTGCCCGTCTGAGCCAAGGCGGGCAATGCTGGGCCCAGGGCCCCGGCCCCCAGCTTCAGCACACCACCGCCTTCCAGCAGACCCAGGGCCGGGGCCGAGGTTCTCTAACGGGGCCCACTTCTGGCGGGTGTCGACCAGCCCCAGGCGGCCTGAGGAGCAGCAGAAGGCGAAGGTGTCTGTGTCCAGGACCTGCAGGCTACTTAGCACATCATCGTCACTGACACCTGGAGAACGGGGCGAGTGAGAAAAGCTGCTGCAATCAGATGGGGCTGGTGGGCCCAGCCGACGGGTGGCCAGTCCTCTCCTTGGGGAAGCTCCCCACCAGCCCCAGGCAGAGCGAACCACGTCCCCGGTGCCCCTCGTCTCACAGGTGCACTTAGCCGGCTGGGTGCTGCTCTCAGGACCACCTCCCCACACCCAGAACAGGAGCCCCTGAGGCCAGGCCTTGCCTCTCATTCATCTCGCTTCCCCAGCAGCGGGCACACAGGGCTGAATTTGGATTCCAGTGTGGCTGAGTGGAGCTGGGAGGCAGAGGAGCTGGAAGGGACTGCGGTACCTGAGGTGTACGTGGTCTTCTGTGAGTCCAGATCCACTACCTTCAGGCTGCTGAGCCTTGCACCGTGGAGGATGCTGGGTGCCACCGATGGGAAAACGGCCACCCTGGGCCAAAGAGGGCCGTCGCTCTCGTGCACGTCCATGGTACTAACAGCTCTGATGACATCTGGCGGGAAGCAGGAGAGGCTCAGAATGTTAAGGCAGGTCTGGAATGGTAAGGGCCAGGCAGAAGGTCAGGGGAGAAAAGGAGCTCCCTGTCGGTGAAGGAAGATGTGGAGACCTAATAACTCCGTGCTGTGTTTCCACTTCTGGAACTGTCAGGGCACTGTCATTTCTCTATGATTTGTCTTATGAACTATTTCACAGACTGGAGATAATGAACGACAGCAGCCACGTCCAAACCCACCCAGCAGTTCCGGCTTTTTATAGTTTTGCGGAGAACAAATAAGGAAGAGAGAAGCACACACCAGCACTGTCGTCTGTAACAGGAACAGTTTAGGCAGTGACgttatttcttcaaaaacatgTCCCGTGACCTCAAGCTGTTTACTGAAGCCCAACATGTGAAGGTTACAACACAGATGTCTTCAAACATAAATAGGGTAAGAAAGTCCACGTCTTTTTTACACTGAACATCGACATACTTGACCTCAGGCTAAGTCAGACTTTAGATCCCACCCTCTGCCATCTCCACGTGTAACACAGTTCAGAACAAGCAGTTTGCTGGGCACACTACTGTTACTTAAAGGGAGACACgttttccattttctattttcttgctCTTAGAGAGGGTTTACTGTTTGGTTTCCAGGTTCTCTGAAGAAAATGGAGCGCTGTATATTTACACTCTAGATGAGAAAGGGATTGATCAAAGAAAAAACACCAGCACGGCTGATCAAGCAAGCATGCGACAGCTATTGCCTTGTgacagttcacacacacacacacacacacacacacacacacacacacacacagagtcacagagGGCGTGGCTGGGCCGGGCTGGCTGCAGAGGCCTCCCGAGCCCTGCTCCCCAAGCCACAGGCTCTCGGTGCCCCTGGTGCAGACTTGCCGAACATAACTGCGCTgccccaggggctgcagggggGCAGGGAGGTTGAAGCAGACACAACAGCTGAGCCTCAGGCCCAGTGTGTCTCTGGGGGCACCAGTGAGGCCGAGATTCAAACAGCCCAGCCCACCTGACTCTCCCGGGCCTCACTTAGATGGCTCCCTCTTCCCCTTCCACAAACTCCAGGGAGCCTTGCAGGGATCCCCCAGGACCTGCTCAGAGCCAGGGGTTCTCAGGTGGGATCTGTCCCCTGATGGCAGGGAAGGGGGCAGCTGAGGGAAAACCATCAAAGGCCGATTTCAAAGATGTGGTGGAAGACAAAAGCTTTGGAGCTCCTGACTGGACAGTTACTCCACAGTTAacaagaggaaagaaataggttcttcctcctcctcctcccctctctcaggGGAAAAATACCTTCTCTAGGAAAGCACACCACCCTCACCAAACcaactgaaaggaaaaattacTATGAAGTCAAAGCAAAAGATGCTGTGAGGCACCTCTAAGAACTGGGCAATAAAGaaaagttgggacttccctggcagtccagtggttaagactttgccttccaatgcaagggatgcgggttcgatccctgggcagggaactaagatcccacttgctgcaagaCAGCTAAACCCGTGCACCTAAACTACTGAGGCCAGGCACTGCAACacagatcccgcatgccacaactaagacccagtgcagccaaaaataaatcaataaatattatttgaaaagaagaaagcaagaagGTTGTGTCTGAAGATTAAACCAGTAGAACTGGTCACAGCAGCTGTAAGCGACCTTCAGGAGTCAGAATGGCTCCAGAACCGAGACACTGAGCAAACCTATTACCAGGTTGAAAGGAAAGTGGTGGCCATGAGAGGGCGCTGTGGAGCCACCAAGGCactgtggggggaggggtgggaaggtTTTAACTTCAGTGGAGGCCTCAGCAGAGAGCTGTCTGACACTGTTAGACATGTCTTCATCTCTTTACATCCTCAGCAGACTCCTCAGCCCCAGAGCTGAGAGGAGAGGCCACAGACCCTACCTCCAGGGGCCAGGACAGCACCTAGGCCTGGGGCGCCACGTCTTCACAAGGTCTATACTCTCTGCCTCTGgagagcttgggcttccctggtggctcagtcggtaacgcgtctgcctacaacgtgggagacctgggtttgctctaAGAGACCTGGGTGTGCTCTAGGAAAGCACACCACCCTCTCCAAACCAACGGAAAGAAAAAACTACTGTGAAGTCAAAGCAAAAGATGCTGTGAGGCACCTCCAAGAACTGGGCAATAAAAGAaagttggaagatcccctggagaaggaaagggcaacacactccagtattcttgcctggaaaatcccatggacggggggagtgcaaagtcagacatgactgagtgacttcactttcacagagaGCTTATAACCACTTTGGAAGAGCTTATAATCATTTGGAGCTGGTTCTTCTTGCTATGCTTAGGTTAGGTCTTTTATAGGAAAAGAATAAGGATCTGGAATACTTCATCTTTGGGGatacttattttttcattataaactAATAAAACGGCATTCTGGTTTATACAGCGGTCCTCCGGGTCTGGTCACTACATCCAGTCCTACCAACAGATGAGATTTACTCTCAGTGCTCACCAAATCAGGTTTCTGAGACACCAAAGCTGTGGGTCAAAACCTGGACCTTAGAAAATACACTTTTAGGTATCTACAAAAACAGCTGGCCAGACTTGCCCAGATTATGGACTATTCTGCACTAATATCCAGAGGAAGATCATGATCTGATTTCCTACTGGCACATGAGAGTGTCAGGGCACATCTCCTCGGGCCGAGCTCCccggggcctggggctgcagcttCTCTGTGGCACCTGGTACCCAGGCAGTGTCGGAACAGGAGGCAGCTCCAAAGGTGCCCCCACCCCAGTTTTAAACCACCGCTGCCCCACACTGCCTAGTCTTAGAGAAACATGAAAAACAACGATCAGTTCCTGGCATAAGGACAGATACAGTGATCACGGGAACAGAATGGagggtccagaaataaatcctcacATTCACGGTCGACTGATTTTCAACAAACACACCAAggcagatcagtggagaaaggTCAGGCTTCTTGAcccatggtgctgggaaaacctgACATTCACAGGCAAAGAGATGAGCTTAGACTCTTCAGTCATACCACACACCAAAGTGAACTCTAAGAGATTTAAATGTTGGAGTTAAAGCAATAaaacttttgggaaaaaaaaaaaacatgggggAAATCTATGGGTAAGATagttatgacaccaaaagcaccattctgaagagaaattaaaatggacctcattaaaatttaaaattttatgcttcAGAGGACcctattaagaaaatgaaagacaaggagaaaatatGAGCAAAACATACATCTGATAAACAACTTGTAGCCAGAATGTACAAAGAGCTCtcacaactcaaaaaaaaaagaaaaaaaaaaaaagggcaggtttccctggtggttcagtggtaaagaatccgcctgccactgtGGgaaacataggttcgatccctgagtcagagagatctccctggagaaggaaagagcaacccactccagtattcttgcctgggaaattccatggacagaggagcctggttggctacagtatgttggatcacaaagggtcagacacgcc contains the following coding sequences:
- the WDR73 gene encoding WD repeat-containing protein 73, with the protein product MEPAEDWLVESLRLYQDFHAFDLSGATRVLEWIGDKGILVAGYESLKKNEILHLILPLRLSVKENQGLFPERDFKVQHGGFSDRSVFDLKHVPDTRLLVTSGLPGCNLQVWQLAEDSDVIRAVSTMDVHESDGPLWPRVAVFPSVAPSILHGARLSSLKVVDLDSQKTTYTSGVSDDDVLSSLQVLDTDTFAFCCSSGRLGLVDTRQKWAPLENLGPGPGSAGRRWCAEAGGRGPGPSIARLGSDGQLCLLDPRDLCQPVSSVQCPVSTPSPEPELLRVTWAPGLDNCLAISGFDGTVQVYDVTSWAGVGRQVEPLFTHRGHIFLDDSGMDPAPLVTTHTWHPYKPRTVLSAASDASLHVWDWVDPCASH